The following proteins are co-located in the Prionailurus viverrinus isolate Anna chromosome A1, UM_Priviv_1.0, whole genome shotgun sequence genome:
- the KIAA1191 gene encoding putative monooxygenase p33MONOX isoform X1 has product MASRQPEVPALEPSGPLGKMSLPIGMYRRAFSYDDALEDPTPMTPPPSDMGSIPWKPVIPERKYQHLAKAEEGEASVSSPAMTMSSATDSVDKAPVVKAKATHVIMNSLITKQTQESIQRFEQQAGLRDAGYTPHKGLTTEETKYLRVAEALHKLKLQSGEITREEKQPASAQSTPSSTPHSSPKQKSRGWFTSGSSTALPGPNPGPMDSASGDKDRNLADKWSLFGPRSLQKSESGGFATQAYRGAQKPSPMELIRAQATRMAEDPATFKPPKMDIPVVEGKKQPPRTHNLKPRDLNVLTPTGF; this is encoded by the exons ATGGCTTCGAGACAACCAGAAGTGCCTG CTCTAGAGCCTAGTGGGCCTCTAGGCAAGATGTCCCTGCCCATCGGGATGTACCGCCGGGCATTCAGCTATGATGATGCCCTCGAGGACCCTACACCCATGACTCCTCCTCCATCGGACATGGGCAGCATCCCCTGGAAGCCAGTGATTCCAGAGCGCAAGTATCAGCACCTCGCCAAG GCGGAGGAAGGGGAGGCCAGTGTCTCCTCCCCTGCCATGACCATGTCATCggccactgacagtgtggacaaGGCCCCTGTGGTGAAGGCTAAAGCTACTCATGTCATCATGAATTCTCTGATCACAA AACAGACCCAGGAGAGCATTCAGCGTTTTGAGCAACAGGCAGGGCTGAGAGATGCTGGCTACACACCCCACAAGGGCCTTACCACCGAGGAGACCAAGTACCTGCGAGTGGCAGAAGCACTCCAC AAATTAAAGCTACAGAGTGGAGAGATAACAAGAGAAGAGAAGCAGCCGGCCTCAGCCCAATCCACCCCCAGCAGCACCCCGCACTCCTCCCCTAAGCAGAAGTCCAG aGGCTGGTTCACTTCTGGTTCTTCCACAGCCTTACCTGGCCCAAATCCTGGCCCCATGGATTCTGCAAGTGGGGACAAGGACAGAAACTTGGCAGATAAATGGAGCCTCTTTGGACCAAGATCCCTCCAGAAGTCTGAGTCAG GAGGTTTTGCCACCCAGGCTTACAGAGGAGCCCAGAAACCTTCTCCGATGGAACTGATCCGTGCCCAGGCCACCCGCATGGCTGAAGATCCAGCAACCTTCAAGCCACCCAAGATGGACATCCCAGTGGTGGAAGGGAAGAAACAACCGCCACGGACCCACAATCTCAAACCCCGTGACTTAAATGTGCTCACACCCACTGGCTTCTAG
- the KIAA1191 gene encoding putative monooxygenase p33MONOX isoform X2 — protein sequence MSLPIGMYRRAFSYDDALEDPTPMTPPPSDMGSIPWKPVIPERKYQHLAKAEEGEASVSSPAMTMSSATDSVDKAPVVKAKATHVIMNSLITKQTQESIQRFEQQAGLRDAGYTPHKGLTTEETKYLRVAEALHKLKLQSGEITREEKQPASAQSTPSSTPHSSPKQKSRGWFTSGSSTALPGPNPGPMDSASGDKDRNLADKWSLFGPRSLQKSESGGFATQAYRGAQKPSPMELIRAQATRMAEDPATFKPPKMDIPVVEGKKQPPRTHNLKPRDLNVLTPTGF from the exons ATGTCCCTGCCCATCGGGATGTACCGCCGGGCATTCAGCTATGATGATGCCCTCGAGGACCCTACACCCATGACTCCTCCTCCATCGGACATGGGCAGCATCCCCTGGAAGCCAGTGATTCCAGAGCGCAAGTATCAGCACCTCGCCAAG GCGGAGGAAGGGGAGGCCAGTGTCTCCTCCCCTGCCATGACCATGTCATCggccactgacagtgtggacaaGGCCCCTGTGGTGAAGGCTAAAGCTACTCATGTCATCATGAATTCTCTGATCACAA AACAGACCCAGGAGAGCATTCAGCGTTTTGAGCAACAGGCAGGGCTGAGAGATGCTGGCTACACACCCCACAAGGGCCTTACCACCGAGGAGACCAAGTACCTGCGAGTGGCAGAAGCACTCCAC AAATTAAAGCTACAGAGTGGAGAGATAACAAGAGAAGAGAAGCAGCCGGCCTCAGCCCAATCCACCCCCAGCAGCACCCCGCACTCCTCCCCTAAGCAGAAGTCCAG aGGCTGGTTCACTTCTGGTTCTTCCACAGCCTTACCTGGCCCAAATCCTGGCCCCATGGATTCTGCAAGTGGGGACAAGGACAGAAACTTGGCAGATAAATGGAGCCTCTTTGGACCAAGATCCCTCCAGAAGTCTGAGTCAG GAGGTTTTGCCACCCAGGCTTACAGAGGAGCCCAGAAACCTTCTCCGATGGAACTGATCCGTGCCCAGGCCACCCGCATGGCTGAAGATCCAGCAACCTTCAAGCCACCCAAGATGGACATCCCAGTGGTGGAAGGGAAGAAACAACCGCCACGGACCCACAATCTCAAACCCCGTGACTTAAATGTGCTCACACCCACTGGCTTCTAG